In Capra hircus breed San Clemente chromosome 26, ASM170441v1, whole genome shotgun sequence, the following are encoded in one genomic region:
- the LOC102170850 gene encoding uncharacterized protein C10orf88 isoform X2, whose translation METETVHGSLIRRLTLASSWDAACGALAQSLRLTWAGLGARDADWEELLAPPASGQDHVILKRNLNNQDENPCFLYLRCDPHGGEEIISIGILSSARNMEVYLGEEYCGTSRGKNVCNVLDNSEHEKITLYKKYLKLESSTHACKIKLLSFGEKNCVFISKVVVHVRPVSAHSSAGSPALGSRIDLEKVQTIMESMGSKLSPGAQQLMNMVRFQQQNCVAIGEQLQSMLGNTGHKHVMGLQSSSTAGAFDKSSSTPFPFRTGLTSGNVTEDSEANAEESLQPAGGGSMSSLQECKIVPQSHSLLENDLKNAVTSFLSKKASDSSHVPNSELLPLLQNLCGQVSHLRVGPGTKWQDSVTKPGGGAAGVIRATCLFLFGKDSF comes from the exons ATGGAGACCGAGACCGTACACGGGTCGCTGATCCGCCGCCTGACCCTCGCCTCTTCCTGGGATGCCGCGTGCGGAGCCTTGGCCCAGAGTCTCCGTCTCACCTGGGCTGGTCTCGGCGCCCGGGACGCCGACTGGGAGGAGCTGCTGGCGCCGCCCGCCTCGGG ccAGGATCATGTGATTTTGAAAAGGAACCTGAACAACCAAGATGAAAACCCCTGCTTCCTTTACCTGAGATGTGACCCTCATGGAGGTGAAGAAATCATTTCTATTGGCATTTTAAGTTCAGCAAGAAATATGGAAGTGTACTTAGGAGAGGAGTACTGTGGAACCAGTAGGGGCAAGAATGTTTGTAATGTTCTGGATAACAG tgAACATGAAAAGATTActttgtacaaaaaatatctaaaattggAGTCTTCCACACATGCTTGTAAAATAAAG CTGCTCTCCTTTGGTGAAAAGAACTGTGTGTTCATCAGTAAAGTTGTGGTACACGTAAGGCCAGTCTCGGCACATTCTTCAGCAGGCTCTCCCGCTCTAGGCTCAAGGATAGACCTGGAGAAGGTCCAAACCAtcatggagtccatggggtcaaagttATCACCTGGAGCTCAGCAGTTGATGAATATGGTGAGATTCCAGCAGCAG AATTGTGTTGCCATCGGAGAGCAGCTGCAGTCGATGCTGGGAAACACGGGACACAAGCACGTGATGGGGCTGCAGTCCTCGTCTACTGCGGGAGCCTTCGACAAGTCATCCTCCACACCTTTTCCTTTCAGGACTGGACTGACATCTGGAAACGTGACTGAAGACTCAGAGGCTAACGCTGAGGAAAGTCTGCAGCCAGCTGGTGGAGGAAGTATGAGCAGCCTTCAAGAGTGTAAAATTGTGCCGCAAAGCCATTCTCTTCTTGAGAATGATCTCAAGAATGCAGTAACTTCTTTCTTATCAAAGAAAGCAAGTGACAGCTCACACGTACCTAACTCCGAGTTGCTGCCTCTTCTGCAGAATTTGTGTGGCCAGGTGAGCCATCTCCGGGTGGGACCTGGCACCAAGTGGCAGGACAGCGTCACCAAGCCCGGTGGAGGCGCTGCGGGTGTCAT AAGAGCAACCTGTTTGTTCCTATTTGGAAAAGATTCTTTCTAA
- the LOC102170850 gene encoding uncharacterized protein C10orf88 isoform X1 produces the protein METETVHGSLIRRLTLASSWDAACGALAQSLRLTWAGLGARDADWEELLAPPASGQDHVILKRNLNNQDENPCFLYLRCDPHGGEEIISIGILSSARNMEVYLGEEYCGTSRGKNVCNVLDNSEHEKITLYKKYLKLESSTHACKIKLLSFGEKNCVFISKVVVHVRPVSAHSSAGSPALGSRIDLEKVQTIMESMGSKLSPGAQQLMNMVRFQQQNCVAIGEQLQSMLGNTGHKHVMGLQSSSTAGAFDKSSSTPFPFRTGLTSGNVTEDSEANAEESLQPAGGGSMSSLQECKIVPQSHSLLENDLKNAVTSFLSKKASDSSHVPNSELLPLLQNLCGQVSHLRVGPGTKWQDSVTKPGGGAAGVIVEEQPVCSYLEKILSKNLELMEKKLTDYIDQRIYKLQEHIDNKIALLMDLLQRPNSPPSGMPLRHYDSGEGLSNGER, from the exons ATGGAGACCGAGACCGTACACGGGTCGCTGATCCGCCGCCTGACCCTCGCCTCTTCCTGGGATGCCGCGTGCGGAGCCTTGGCCCAGAGTCTCCGTCTCACCTGGGCTGGTCTCGGCGCCCGGGACGCCGACTGGGAGGAGCTGCTGGCGCCGCCCGCCTCGGG ccAGGATCATGTGATTTTGAAAAGGAACCTGAACAACCAAGATGAAAACCCCTGCTTCCTTTACCTGAGATGTGACCCTCATGGAGGTGAAGAAATCATTTCTATTGGCATTTTAAGTTCAGCAAGAAATATGGAAGTGTACTTAGGAGAGGAGTACTGTGGAACCAGTAGGGGCAAGAATGTTTGTAATGTTCTGGATAACAG tgAACATGAAAAGATTActttgtacaaaaaatatctaaaattggAGTCTTCCACACATGCTTGTAAAATAAAG CTGCTCTCCTTTGGTGAAAAGAACTGTGTGTTCATCAGTAAAGTTGTGGTACACGTAAGGCCAGTCTCGGCACATTCTTCAGCAGGCTCTCCCGCTCTAGGCTCAAGGATAGACCTGGAGAAGGTCCAAACCAtcatggagtccatggggtcaaagttATCACCTGGAGCTCAGCAGTTGATGAATATGGTGAGATTCCAGCAGCAG AATTGTGTTGCCATCGGAGAGCAGCTGCAGTCGATGCTGGGAAACACGGGACACAAGCACGTGATGGGGCTGCAGTCCTCGTCTACTGCGGGAGCCTTCGACAAGTCATCCTCCACACCTTTTCCTTTCAGGACTGGACTGACATCTGGAAACGTGACTGAAGACTCAGAGGCTAACGCTGAGGAAAGTCTGCAGCCAGCTGGTGGAGGAAGTATGAGCAGCCTTCAAGAGTGTAAAATTGTGCCGCAAAGCCATTCTCTTCTTGAGAATGATCTCAAGAATGCAGTAACTTCTTTCTTATCAAAGAAAGCAAGTGACAGCTCACACGTACCTAACTCCGAGTTGCTGCCTCTTCTGCAGAATTTGTGTGGCCAGGTGAGCCATCTCCGGGTGGGACCTGGCACCAAGTGGCAGGACAGCGTCACCAAGCCCGGTGGAGGCGCTGCGGGTGTCAT agtAGAAGAGCAACCTGTTTGTTCCTATTTGGAAAAGATTCTTTCTAAAAATTTGGAACTGATGGAAAAGAAACTTACAGACTACATTGATCAGCGAATATATAAACTCCAGGAGCACATAGATAATAAGATTGCTTTGTTAATGGACTTGCTGCAACGTCCCAACTCCCCACCCTCTGGGATGCCTCTGAGACATTATGACTCTGGAGAAGGACTTTCAAATGGAGAAAGATAA